One genomic window of Quercus lobata isolate SW786 chromosome 9, ValleyOak3.0 Primary Assembly, whole genome shotgun sequence includes the following:
- the LOC115960957 gene encoding metal-nicotianamine transporter YSL3, with translation MGNMNKEESNEIENIEREDIEETREETEDVKRIAPWKRQITIRGLVASLAIGIMYSVIVMKLNLTTGLVPNLNVSAALLAFVFIRTWTALLEKAGIVSIPFTRQENTIIQTCAVACYSISLGGGFGSYLLGLNRRTYEQAGVDTDGNTPNTKEPGIGWMTGFLFVSCFVGLLALVPLRKIMIIDCKLPYPSGTATAVLINGFHTPKGDNIAKKQVHGFMKFFSMSFLWGFFQWFYSAGETCGFAQFPTFGLQAWKNSFYFDFSMTYIGAGMICSHLVNLSLLFGAVLSWGIMWPLIRGLKGEWFPETLSESSMKSLNGYKVFISIAMILGDGLYNFLKILYFTSRNIHGRVNKKGPKTWPENQNQPLDELRRNEVFIRDSIPFWVACTGYILFSIVAIIVIPLMFPELKWYFVVVAYILAPSLCFCNAYGAGLTDMNMAYNYGKVALFVLAALSGKNNGVVAGLVGCGLIKSMVSISSDLMHDLKTSHLTLTSPRSMLVSQAIGTAIGCVVAPLTFFLFYKAFDVGNPNGEYKAPYAIIYRNMAILGVEGFSALPHHCLQLCYGFFAFAMAANMLRDLTPTNVGKWVPLPMAMAVPFLVGAYFAIDMCVGSLIVFVWHKLNSKEASLMVPAVASGFICGDGLWILPASILALAKINPPICMSFK, from the exons ATGGGGAACATGAACAAGGAAGAATCGAATGAGATAGAGAACATTGAGAGAGAGGATATCGAAGAGACTCGTGAAGAGACAGAAGACGTGAAGAGAATTGCCCCATGGAAGAGACAGATTACAATTAGAGGGCTTGTTGCAAGCTTAGCTATTGGAATCATGTATAGTGTGATAGTGATGAAGCTAAACCTCACAACTGGTCTAGTCCCAAACCTCAATGTCTCGGCTGCTCTCCTTGCCTTTGTATTTATCAGAACATGGACTGCACTACTTGAGAAGGCTGGAATTGTCTCAATTCCATTCACTCGACAGGAGAACACTATAATTCAGACATGTGCAGTTGCATGTTATAGCATTTCTCTTGGAG GTGGTTTTGGATCTTATCTATTGGGTTTGAATAGGAGGACATATGAGCAAGCAGGGGTTGATACAGATGGGAATACTCCTAACACCAAGGAGCCTGGGATTGGTTGGATGACTGGTTTCCTCTTTGTAAGCTGCTTTGTTGGGCTGTTGGCATTGGTTCCTCTCAGAAAG ATCATGATAATAGACTGCAAATTACCATATCCAAGTGGAACTGCAACTGCTGTTCTTATTAATGGCTTTCATACTCCTAAAGGAGACAATATAGCCAA GAAGCAGGTTCATGGGTTCATGAAATTCTTTTCGATGAGTTTCCTTTGGGGTTTCTTTCAATGGTTCTATTCAGCTGGAGAGACATGCGGATTTGCTCAGTTCCCTACATTTGGATTGCAAGCTTGGAAAAATTC ATTCTACTTTGATTTCAGTATGACTTATATTGGAGCAGGAATGATCTGTTCCCATCTTGTGAACTTGTCGTTGCTTTTTGGTGCTGTGCTCTCTTGGGGAATAATGTGGCCACTGATAAGGGGGCTCAAAGGAGAGTGGTTCCCTGAAACTTTATCTGAAAGCAGTATGAAGAGTCTTAATGGTTACAAG GTTTTTATTTCTATAGCAATGATCCTTGGGGATGGGCTCTACAATTTTCTCAAGATACTATATTTCACCTCTAGAAACATCCATGGCAGAGTGAACAAGAAGGGCCCTAAAACAT GGCCAGAAAACCAGAATCAGCCTCTTGATGAGCTGCGACGAAATGAGGTATTCATAAGAGACAGCATACCATTTTGGGTGGCATGTACAGGGTATATACTCTTCTCCATAGTTGCTATCATTGTGATTCCACTCATGTTCCCGGAGTTGAAGTGGTATTTTGTAGTTGTTGCCTATATTCTTGCACCCTCTCTTTGCTTCTGCAATGCTTATGGTGCAGGTTTAACTGACATGAACATGGCTTATAATTATGGGAAAGTGGCTCTTTTTGTGCTTGCTGCCTTGAGTGGAAAAAATAATGGTGTGGTTGCAGGACTTGTGGGATGTGGTCTGATTAAATCCATGGTTTCCATCTCTTCTGATTTGATGCATGATTTAAAAACTAGCCATCTCACACTCACTTCCCCTCGATCAATGCTTGTAAGCCAAGCTATTGGGACAGCCATAGGCTGCGTGGTAGCTCCTCtcacattctttcttttctacaAGGCTTTTGATGTTGGGAACCCAAATGGCGAATACAAAGCCCCTTATGCCATCATTTATCGCAACATGGCAATTCTAGGTGTTGAAGGCTTCTCTGCCCTGCCCCATCATTGCTTGCAGCTTTGTTATGGATTTTTTGCCTTTGCCATGGCTGCCAACATGCTGAGAGATCTTACCCCTACTAACGTTGGGAAATGGGTTCCACTTCCAATGGCCATGGCTGTGCCATTCCTTGTTGGTGCTTACTTTGCAATTGATATGTGTGTTGGAAGTTTGATTGTGTTTGTATGGCATAAGCTAAATAGCAAAGAGGCAAGCTTGATGGTTCCTGCGGTTGCTTCCGGTTTCATATGTGGAGATGGATTGTGGATTCTCCCTGCATCAATCCTTGCTTTGGCCAAGATTAATCCTCCAATCTGCATGAGCTTCAAATAG
- the LOC115960958 gene encoding cytochrome b5, with protein MASDPKVHVFEEVEKHNKTKDCWLIISGKVYDVTPFMEDHPGGDEVLLSATGKDATNDFEDVGHSDSAREMMEKYYIGEVDASTVPKKRTYIPPQQAAYNPDKTPEFLIKILQFLVPLLILGLAFAVRHFTKKD; from the exons ATGGCTTCAGATCCAAAGGTTCACGTTTTTGAAGAAGTGGAAAAGCACAACAAGACCAAGGATTGTTGGCTTATAATTTCTGGGAAG GTGTATGATGTAACACCATTCATGGAAGATCATCCTGGAGGTGATGAAGTCCTATTATCCGCAACAG GGAAGGATGCAACAAATGATTTTGAAGATGTGGGCCACAGTGATTCTGCCAGAGAAATGATGGAGAAATATTACATTGGAGAGGTTGATGCATCAACTGTTCCGAAAAAACGGACTTACATTCCACCCCAACAGGCTGCTTACAATCCTGATAAGACCCCCGAGTTCCTGATTAAGATTTTACAGTTTCTTGTTCCCCTGTTGATCTTGGGTTTAGCCTTTGCCGTCCGACACTTCACCAAGAAGGATTAG
- the LOC115959993 gene encoding GTPase-activating protein gyp7-like isoform X1, whose protein sequence is MFFNYKNNSPGGGGGCDGGGWVWIMAMVAPTNAAVVFTALAGVALVAAVVFTARRGRLKSPWSRRKRKHALSRQQWTSLFTPDGKLRDGGVKFLKKVRSGGVDPSIRAEVWPFLLGVYDLNSSKEERDNIRTQKRKEYEKLRRQCRRLLKRSKDDFKLNEIGRISCDGYSGSLAHYTDSPSSEDVVSARESLSSEERSPNVEYSDNPSSAMLEGDENAGRITNADASTLDGESSDSDSSENPEVSRTFPSTEENDPDMNCKEDSSPSRTEVSSKLHKDEDFSSWQRIIRLDAVRANTEWIPYSPSQAAVSEVRARRSAEAVGLKDYDHLEPCRIFHAARLVAILEAYALYDPEIGYCQGMSDLLSPIIAVITEDHEAFWCFVGFMRKARHNFRLDEVGIRRQLNLVSKIIKCKDSHLYRHLEKLQAEDCFFVYRMVVVLFRRELTFEQTICLWEVMWADQAAIRAGIGKSAWGRIRQRAPPTDELLLYAIAASVLQKRKLIIEKYSSMDEIIRECNSMAGQLDMWKLLDDAHALVVTLHDKIETSF, encoded by the exons ATGTTCTTCAACTACAAGAACAACAGTcccggcggcggcggcggctgTGACGGCGGCGGCTGGGTCTGGATAATGGCTATGGTGGCTCCGACGAACGCGGCGGTGGTTTTCACGGCTCTCGCCGGAGTCGCCTTGGTCGCCGCCGTAGTTTTCACTGCTCGTAg gGGTCGTCTTAAGTCACCATGGTCACGCAGGAAAAGAAAACATGCCCTTTCACGTCAGCAATGGACAAGTTTGTTTACACCAGATGGGAAGCTCCGTGATGGTGGAGTTAAGTTTTTGAAGAAAGTTCGCAGTGGA GGTGTCGATCCAAGTATTAGGGCAGAAGTTTGGCCTTTCCTTCTTGGAGT TTATGATTTGAACAGTTCAAAAGAGGAAAGGGATAATATAAGAACCCAGAAAAG AAAGGAGTATGAGAAACTTCGCAGACAATGTCGGAGACTCCTAAAACGTAGCAAAGATGACTTTAAATTGAATGAAATCGGTAGAATAAGCTGTGATGGGTACAGTGGGAGTCTTGCACATTACACAGATTCTCCGAGCTCTGAAGATGTGGTTAGCGCCAGGGAGTCCCTTTCTAGTGAGGAAAGGAGTCCAAATGTTGAATACTCTGACAATCCCTCTAGTGCAATGTTGGAAGGGGACGAAAATGCAGGACGAATCACAAATGCTGATGCTTCTACACTAGACGGCGAGTCATCAGACTCAGACTCATCTGAAAACCCTGAAGTTAGTCGGACTTTCCCCTCTACAGAAGAGAATGATCCTGACATGAATTGCAAAGAGGATTCTTCTCCCTCACGGACAGAAGTCTCTTCAAAACTCCACAAAGATGAAGATTTTTCCTCATGGCAGAGGATCATCCGCCTGGATGCTGTACGTGCCAATACAGAATGGATACCATACTCCCCATCACAAGCTGCGGTTTCAGAGGTTAGGGCACGGCGTTCAGCTGAGGCTGTGGGACTGAAGGATTATGATCACTTAGAGCCCTGCAGGATCTTCCATGCTGCCCGACTAGTTGCTATTCTTGAAGCTTATGCGCTATATGACCCTGAAATTGGCTACTGCCAGGGCATGAGCGATCTTCTTTCCCCAATAATTGCCGTAATCACAGAGGATCATGAGGCATTCTGGTGTTTTGTGGGTTTCATGAGGAAGGCTCGGCATAATTTTAGGCTTGATGAGGTGGGAATCCGAAGGCAACTTAACCTTGTTTCAAAGATTATCAAGTGCAAGGACTCTCACCTTTACAGACACCTGGAGAAGCTCCAGGCTGAGGATTGCTTTTTTGTTTATAGGATGGTGGTGGTACTGTTTAGGAGGGAATTAACATTTGAACAGACCATATGCCTCTGGGAGGTAATGTGGGCAGACCAGGCAGCCATTAGAGCTGGCATTGGCAAGTCTGCATGGGGTCGGATAAGGCAGCGAGCCCCACCCACAGATGAGTTGTTACTTTATGCAATTGCAGCTTCTGTATTGCAAAAGAGGAAACTGATCATTGAGAAGTATAGCAGCATGGACGAGATTATAAGGGAGTGTAATAGCATGGCTGGGCAACTTGATATGTGGAAGCTCCTTGATGATGCGCATGCCTTGGTGGTGACTCTCCATGATAAGATAGAGACATCTTTCTGA
- the LOC115959993 gene encoding GTPase-activating protein gyp7-like isoform X2, whose protein sequence is MKALRRSHTSSSSSSSSNSSPSSSSSSWIHLRSVLFVVASSSPASCSSSDRGRLKSPWSRRKRKHALSRQQWTSLFTPDGKLRDGGVKFLKKVRSGGVDPSIRAEVWPFLLGVYDLNSSKEERDNIRTQKRKEYEKLRRQCRRLLKRSKDDFKLNEIGRISCDGYSGSLAHYTDSPSSEDVVSARESLSSEERSPNVEYSDNPSSAMLEGDENAGRITNADASTLDGESSDSDSSENPEVSRTFPSTEENDPDMNCKEDSSPSRTEVSSKLHKDEDFSSWQRIIRLDAVRANTEWIPYSPSQAAVSEVRARRSAEAVGLKDYDHLEPCRIFHAARLVAILEAYALYDPEIGYCQGMSDLLSPIIAVITEDHEAFWCFVGFMRKARHNFRLDEVGIRRQLNLVSKIIKCKDSHLYRHLEKLQAEDCFFVYRMVVVLFRRELTFEQTICLWEVMWADQAAIRAGIGKSAWGRIRQRAPPTDELLLYAIAASVLQKRKLIIEKYSSMDEIIRECNSMAGQLDMWKLLDDAHALVVTLHDKIETSF, encoded by the exons ATGAAAGCTCTAAGACGAAGTCACACTTCGTCGTCGTCATCGTCGTCGTCGAATTCCTCTCCTTcttcgtcgtcgtcgtcgtggATTCATTTGCGTTCGGTTCTATTCGTTGTTGCTTCTTCCTCACCagcttcttgttcttcttctgaTCG gGGTCGTCTTAAGTCACCATGGTCACGCAGGAAAAGAAAACATGCCCTTTCACGTCAGCAATGGACAAGTTTGTTTACACCAGATGGGAAGCTCCGTGATGGTGGAGTTAAGTTTTTGAAGAAAGTTCGCAGTGGA GGTGTCGATCCAAGTATTAGGGCAGAAGTTTGGCCTTTCCTTCTTGGAGT TTATGATTTGAACAGTTCAAAAGAGGAAAGGGATAATATAAGAACCCAGAAAAG AAAGGAGTATGAGAAACTTCGCAGACAATGTCGGAGACTCCTAAAACGTAGCAAAGATGACTTTAAATTGAATGAAATCGGTAGAATAAGCTGTGATGGGTACAGTGGGAGTCTTGCACATTACACAGATTCTCCGAGCTCTGAAGATGTGGTTAGCGCCAGGGAGTCCCTTTCTAGTGAGGAAAGGAGTCCAAATGTTGAATACTCTGACAATCCCTCTAGTGCAATGTTGGAAGGGGACGAAAATGCAGGACGAATCACAAATGCTGATGCTTCTACACTAGACGGCGAGTCATCAGACTCAGACTCATCTGAAAACCCTGAAGTTAGTCGGACTTTCCCCTCTACAGAAGAGAATGATCCTGACATGAATTGCAAAGAGGATTCTTCTCCCTCACGGACAGAAGTCTCTTCAAAACTCCACAAAGATGAAGATTTTTCCTCATGGCAGAGGATCATCCGCCTGGATGCTGTACGTGCCAATACAGAATGGATACCATACTCCCCATCACAAGCTGCGGTTTCAGAGGTTAGGGCACGGCGTTCAGCTGAGGCTGTGGGACTGAAGGATTATGATCACTTAGAGCCCTGCAGGATCTTCCATGCTGCCCGACTAGTTGCTATTCTTGAAGCTTATGCGCTATATGACCCTGAAATTGGCTACTGCCAGGGCATGAGCGATCTTCTTTCCCCAATAATTGCCGTAATCACAGAGGATCATGAGGCATTCTGGTGTTTTGTGGGTTTCATGAGGAAGGCTCGGCATAATTTTAGGCTTGATGAGGTGGGAATCCGAAGGCAACTTAACCTTGTTTCAAAGATTATCAAGTGCAAGGACTCTCACCTTTACAGACACCTGGAGAAGCTCCAGGCTGAGGATTGCTTTTTTGTTTATAGGATGGTGGTGGTACTGTTTAGGAGGGAATTAACATTTGAACAGACCATATGCCTCTGGGAGGTAATGTGGGCAGACCAGGCAGCCATTAGAGCTGGCATTGGCAAGTCTGCATGGGGTCGGATAAGGCAGCGAGCCCCACCCACAGATGAGTTGTTACTTTATGCAATTGCAGCTTCTGTATTGCAAAAGAGGAAACTGATCATTGAGAAGTATAGCAGCATGGACGAGATTATAAGGGAGTGTAATAGCATGGCTGGGCAACTTGATATGTGGAAGCTCCTTGATGATGCGCATGCCTTGGTGGTGACTCTCCATGATAAGATAGAGACATCTTTCTGA